A genomic stretch from Astatotilapia calliptera chromosome 4, fAstCal1.2, whole genome shotgun sequence includes:
- the LOC113020059 gene encoding PHD finger protein 12-like — MEFTVTLVWTDVFLRPAAFLLCVGRSKKREEDEGANSMVGLLPVGGVMSSQCQGGAEPSCSCKASSSSLIGGSGAGWEGTALLHHGSYIKLGCLQFVFSITEFASKQPKEEQATTPAASCTSTNTSSSSVISTTLTTTANTSTPPPPSTATTSGFSNQDEADSETVPPHQVPVLRFNSVP, encoded by the coding sequence ATGGAGTTTACTGTGACACTAGTCTGGACAGACGTCTTTCTCAGACCTGCTGCATTTCTTCTTTGCGTAGGTCGCAGTAAGAAACGGGAAGAGGACGAGGGAGCCAACTCCATGGTGGGGTTGTTGCCAGTAGGAGGAGTAATGAGTAGCCAATGTCAGGGTGGTGCTGAGCCGTCTTGTAGCTGCAAAGCGAGTAGCTCCAGTCTAATTGGAGGCAGCGGGGCAGGCTGGGAGGGCACGGCGCTGCTCCACCATGGTAGCTACATCAAACTGGGCTGCCTCCAATTTGTCTTTAGCATCACTGAGTTTGCCAGTAAGCAGCCCAAAGAGGAGCAGGCCACTACACCTGCTGCCAGTTGCACAAGCaccaacaccagcagcagcagtgtcatCAGCACCACCCTCACCACCACCGCTAACAcctccacaccaccaccacccagcACTGCCACAACAAGCGGCTTTTCCAACCAGGATGAGGCTGACTCTGAGACTGTACCTCCCCACCAAGTGCCCGTACTGCGTTTTAACTCTGTTCCATAA